ATTCCAATAATTTTAAACCAGGATGTAATTCTTAGGGCGCTGATGGGTCAGTAACATTTGACTCCAATATTAAAATTGGTTGCGGTTACCCTACAAGAAGACAACACTTTTAGAAAGGAGCCAGGGACAGTTGAGACCCCCTCTATAGAATGCTACTGAGAAGTATAAATAAAACGTATTCTCTAACTATCCTCTAACACGTCCATTTTATTCAACATCCTCCTGTGCATTCTGACAGGCCCCAAACTCCTTCTCCGGCAACAAGCCATACTCGTTTAAAAAGGACTCCACATCCACTGCAAAAAACTCCTCATTAAGATGCTCGGAGATGCTCAGAAAGTTGCCCACCAGATCGCCTGCCTTGTAGACCAGAATGGCGGGCAGCACGCTATCTGAGAAGCGGTCGCCTGCCCCAGTGTCGGAGGCCTTGATCTTGCAGAACTTCACAGTGGGGTACTCCATAGACAGGCAGGTGAGGCAATTATTCAAGGCATCACAGCCCTTCACTTTGTCTTCGTAGATGTGGACCACCAACATCGTCAGCCTGTGCTCCTTCTCGATGACATCCAGGAACTGCTCCCCGCTCTCTAGCTCATACAGGCAACCAAACTTGGGCCC
The Acipenser ruthenus chromosome 10, fAciRut3.2 maternal haplotype, whole genome shotgun sequence DNA segment above includes these coding regions:
- the LOC117413163 gene encoding phosducin-like, which gives rise to MSGNSVDEELDELPATNTGPKGVINDWRKFKLESEDHESISPSKRELLRQMSSPYRSNSKEETDIQRRLSRKMSMQEYELLQDEDEGVLRKYRKQCMQEMHQRLSFGPKFGCLYELESGEQFLDVIEKEHRLTMLVVHIYEDKVKGCDALNNCLTCLSMEYPTVKFCKIKASDTGAGDRFSDSVLPAILVYKAGDLVGNFLSISEHLNEEFFAVDVESFLNEYGLLPEKEFGACQNAQEDVE